The Zonotrichia albicollis isolate bZonAlb1 chromosome 6, bZonAlb1.hap1, whole genome shotgun sequence genome window below encodes:
- the DDB2 gene encoding DNA damage-binding protein 2 isoform X3, giving the protein MAPVNQPKDKKRERACQHWPEEAKSAGKKKRDYGERGNEKQEKKLFVRKTSKPSGKIGNISSGCSGGGFVMRNKRVLPSQLERRCSIVHYVYQKMLGGSIQAQLRQRLELAFLRSLSSYCLFRRASPFDRRVTCLEWHPTHPSTLAVGSKGGDIILWDCEVLAKTCFIKGKGPGDSLGDIKFSPYEAEKLYVASGDGTLSLQDLEGRAVQVISRALDCGHEHHNVCCWYCSVDVSASWNTVVTGDNVGNVVLLSTSGEEIWKLKLHKKKVTHVEFNSRCEWMFATASVDQTVKIWDLRNIKNKTNFLHLLPHEKPVNAAYFSPTHGAKLLSTDQHNEIRVYSSSDWTKPQHLIPHPHRQFQHLTPIKATWHPRYELIVVGRYPDPKFPGYTLNELRTVDVFDGNTGDMLNKFNPMGDTLASGMGFNILIWNQEEMAAKKHELLLKAMTNEEIEP; this is encoded by the exons ATGGCTCCAGTCAACCAGCCAAAGGACAAGAAGCGTGAGAGGGCATGTCAGCATTGGCCAGAAGAGGCAAAATCAGCTGGGAAGAAGAAACGGGACTATGGAGAACGAGGGAATgagaaacaagaaaagaagTTGTTTGTGAGAAAAACATCTAAACCCTCAGGGAAAATTGGTAACATTTCTTCAG GTTGCAGTGGAGGTGGGTTTGTGATGAGAAACAAGAGAGTCCTTCCCTCTCAGCTGGAGCGGCGATGCAGCATTGTTCATTATGTCTACCAGAAAATGCTGGGAGGCTCCATTCAGGCACAGCTCAGGCAG AGATTGGAGCTGGCTTTTCTGCGTTCTCTTTCCTCATACTGCCTCTTTCGAAGAGCAAGTCCCTTTGACAGGAGAGTGACATGTCTGGAATGGCACCCAACACACCCCAGTACGCTAGCTGTTGGTTCCAAGGGTGGAGACATCATCCTTTGGGACTGTGAAGTACTTGCTAAAACCTGCTTCATAAAGGGG AAAGGGCCAGGAGATTCTCTCGGAGACATCAAGTTCAGTCCTTATGAGGCAGAGAAGCTTTATGTGGCATCAGGTGATGGCACCCTAAGTCTGCAGGATCTTGAGGGCAGAGCGGTGCAGGTGATCTCtcgtgccctggactgtggccATGAGCATCATAATGTTTG TTGCTGGTACTGCAGTGTGGACGTTTCTGCAAGCTGGAATACCGTGGTGACAGGTGATAATGTGGGCAATGTGGTCCTGCTCAGCACTTCTGGTGAAGAG ATCTGGAAGCTGAAATTGCACAAGAAGAAAGTGACTCATGTAGAGTTTAACTCCCGATGTGAGTGGATGTTTGCCACAGCATCTGTGGATCAGACAGTCAAAATCTGGGACCTCAGAAAcatcaaaaacaaaacaaactttcTTCATCTGCTTCCACATGAGAAACCTGTCAATGCAG CTTACTTCAGCCCAACACATGGTGCCAAGCTTCTGAGCACAGACCAGCACAATGAAATCAGGGTTTACTCATCTTCAGACTGGACCAAGCCACAGCATCTGATTCCACATCCACATAGGCAGTTTCAGCACCTCACACCTATTAAG GCGACGTGGCATCCTCGCTATGAGCTCATAGTGGTAGGTCGCTACCCAGACCCCAAGTTCCCCGGGTACACGCTGAACGAGCTGCGCACCGTGGACGTGTTTGATGGAAACACCGGCGACATG cTCAATAAATTTAACCCTATGGGAGACACACTGGCTTCTGGCATGG GCTTTAATATTCTGATCTGGAACCAGGAGGAGATGGCAGCCAAGAAGCATGAACTTCTCTTGAAAGCCATGACAAACGAGGAGATTGAACCATGA
- the DDB2 gene encoding DNA damage-binding protein 2 isoform X1 translates to MAPVNQPKDKKRERACQHWPEEAKSAGKKKRDYGERGNEKQEKKLFVRKTSKPSGKIGNISSGCSGGGFVMRNKRVLPSQLERRCSIVHYVYQKMLGGSIQAQLRQRLELAFLRSLSSYCLFRRASPFDRRVTCLEWHPTHPSTLAVGSKGGDIILWDCEVLAKTCFIKGKGPGDSLGDIKFSPYEAEKLYVASGDGTLSLQDLEGRAVQVISRALDCGHEHHNVCCWYCSVDVSASWNTVVTGDNVGNVVLLSTSGEEIWKLKLHKKKVTHVEFNSRCEWMFATASVDQTVKIWDLRNIKNKTNFLHLLPHEKPVNAAYFSPTHGAKLLSTDQHNEIRVYSSSDWTKPQHLIPHPHRQFQHLTPIKATWHPRYELIVVGRYPDPKFPGYTLNELRTVDVFDGNTGDMVCQLYDPNASGIISLNKFNPMGDTLASGMGFNILIWNQEEMAAKKHELLLKAMTNEEIEP, encoded by the exons ATGGCTCCAGTCAACCAGCCAAAGGACAAGAAGCGTGAGAGGGCATGTCAGCATTGGCCAGAAGAGGCAAAATCAGCTGGGAAGAAGAAACGGGACTATGGAGAACGAGGGAATgagaaacaagaaaagaagTTGTTTGTGAGAAAAACATCTAAACCCTCAGGGAAAATTGGTAACATTTCTTCAG GTTGCAGTGGAGGTGGGTTTGTGATGAGAAACAAGAGAGTCCTTCCCTCTCAGCTGGAGCGGCGATGCAGCATTGTTCATTATGTCTACCAGAAAATGCTGGGAGGCTCCATTCAGGCACAGCTCAGGCAG AGATTGGAGCTGGCTTTTCTGCGTTCTCTTTCCTCATACTGCCTCTTTCGAAGAGCAAGTCCCTTTGACAGGAGAGTGACATGTCTGGAATGGCACCCAACACACCCCAGTACGCTAGCTGTTGGTTCCAAGGGTGGAGACATCATCCTTTGGGACTGTGAAGTACTTGCTAAAACCTGCTTCATAAAGGGG AAAGGGCCAGGAGATTCTCTCGGAGACATCAAGTTCAGTCCTTATGAGGCAGAGAAGCTTTATGTGGCATCAGGTGATGGCACCCTAAGTCTGCAGGATCTTGAGGGCAGAGCGGTGCAGGTGATCTCtcgtgccctggactgtggccATGAGCATCATAATGTTTG TTGCTGGTACTGCAGTGTGGACGTTTCTGCAAGCTGGAATACCGTGGTGACAGGTGATAATGTGGGCAATGTGGTCCTGCTCAGCACTTCTGGTGAAGAG ATCTGGAAGCTGAAATTGCACAAGAAGAAAGTGACTCATGTAGAGTTTAACTCCCGATGTGAGTGGATGTTTGCCACAGCATCTGTGGATCAGACAGTCAAAATCTGGGACCTCAGAAAcatcaaaaacaaaacaaactttcTTCATCTGCTTCCACATGAGAAACCTGTCAATGCAG CTTACTTCAGCCCAACACATGGTGCCAAGCTTCTGAGCACAGACCAGCACAATGAAATCAGGGTTTACTCATCTTCAGACTGGACCAAGCCACAGCATCTGATTCCACATCCACATAGGCAGTTTCAGCACCTCACACCTATTAAG GCGACGTGGCATCCTCGCTATGAGCTCATAGTGGTAGGTCGCTACCCAGACCCCAAGTTCCCCGGGTACACGCTGAACGAGCTGCGCACCGTGGACGTGTTTGATGGAAACACCGGCGACATGGTTTGTCAGCTCTACGATCCAAACGCTTCGGGGATCATCTCG cTCAATAAATTTAACCCTATGGGAGACACACTGGCTTCTGGCATGG GCTTTAATATTCTGATCTGGAACCAGGAGGAGATGGCAGCCAAGAAGCATGAACTTCTCTTGAAAGCCATGACAAACGAGGAGATTGAACCATGA
- the DDB2 gene encoding DNA damage-binding protein 2 isoform X2 — MAPVNQPKDKKRERACQHWPEEAKSAGKKKRDYGERGNEKQEKKLFVRKTSKPSGKIGCSGGGFVMRNKRVLPSQLERRCSIVHYVYQKMLGGSIQAQLRQRLELAFLRSLSSYCLFRRASPFDRRVTCLEWHPTHPSTLAVGSKGGDIILWDCEVLAKTCFIKGKGPGDSLGDIKFSPYEAEKLYVASGDGTLSLQDLEGRAVQVISRALDCGHEHHNVCCWYCSVDVSASWNTVVTGDNVGNVVLLSTSGEEIWKLKLHKKKVTHVEFNSRCEWMFATASVDQTVKIWDLRNIKNKTNFLHLLPHEKPVNAAYFSPTHGAKLLSTDQHNEIRVYSSSDWTKPQHLIPHPHRQFQHLTPIKATWHPRYELIVVGRYPDPKFPGYTLNELRTVDVFDGNTGDMVCQLYDPNASGIISLNKFNPMGDTLASGMGFNILIWNQEEMAAKKHELLLKAMTNEEIEP, encoded by the exons ATGGCTCCAGTCAACCAGCCAAAGGACAAGAAGCGTGAGAGGGCATGTCAGCATTGGCCAGAAGAGGCAAAATCAGCTGGGAAGAAGAAACGGGACTATGGAGAACGAGGGAATgagaaacaagaaaagaagTTGTTTGTGAGAAAAACATCTAAACCCTCAGGGAAAATTG GTTGCAGTGGAGGTGGGTTTGTGATGAGAAACAAGAGAGTCCTTCCCTCTCAGCTGGAGCGGCGATGCAGCATTGTTCATTATGTCTACCAGAAAATGCTGGGAGGCTCCATTCAGGCACAGCTCAGGCAG AGATTGGAGCTGGCTTTTCTGCGTTCTCTTTCCTCATACTGCCTCTTTCGAAGAGCAAGTCCCTTTGACAGGAGAGTGACATGTCTGGAATGGCACCCAACACACCCCAGTACGCTAGCTGTTGGTTCCAAGGGTGGAGACATCATCCTTTGGGACTGTGAAGTACTTGCTAAAACCTGCTTCATAAAGGGG AAAGGGCCAGGAGATTCTCTCGGAGACATCAAGTTCAGTCCTTATGAGGCAGAGAAGCTTTATGTGGCATCAGGTGATGGCACCCTAAGTCTGCAGGATCTTGAGGGCAGAGCGGTGCAGGTGATCTCtcgtgccctggactgtggccATGAGCATCATAATGTTTG TTGCTGGTACTGCAGTGTGGACGTTTCTGCAAGCTGGAATACCGTGGTGACAGGTGATAATGTGGGCAATGTGGTCCTGCTCAGCACTTCTGGTGAAGAG ATCTGGAAGCTGAAATTGCACAAGAAGAAAGTGACTCATGTAGAGTTTAACTCCCGATGTGAGTGGATGTTTGCCACAGCATCTGTGGATCAGACAGTCAAAATCTGGGACCTCAGAAAcatcaaaaacaaaacaaactttcTTCATCTGCTTCCACATGAGAAACCTGTCAATGCAG CTTACTTCAGCCCAACACATGGTGCCAAGCTTCTGAGCACAGACCAGCACAATGAAATCAGGGTTTACTCATCTTCAGACTGGACCAAGCCACAGCATCTGATTCCACATCCACATAGGCAGTTTCAGCACCTCACACCTATTAAG GCGACGTGGCATCCTCGCTATGAGCTCATAGTGGTAGGTCGCTACCCAGACCCCAAGTTCCCCGGGTACACGCTGAACGAGCTGCGCACCGTGGACGTGTTTGATGGAAACACCGGCGACATGGTTTGTCAGCTCTACGATCCAAACGCTTCGGGGATCATCTCG cTCAATAAATTTAACCCTATGGGAGACACACTGGCTTCTGGCATGG GCTTTAATATTCTGATCTGGAACCAGGAGGAGATGGCAGCCAAGAAGCATGAACTTCTCTTGAAAGCCATGACAAACGAGGAGATTGAACCATGA
- the DDB2 gene encoding DNA damage-binding protein 2 isoform X4, translating to MRNKRVLPSQLERRCSIVHYVYQKMLGGSIQAQLRQRLELAFLRSLSSYCLFRRASPFDRRVTCLEWHPTHPSTLAVGSKGGDIILWDCEVLAKTCFIKGKGPGDSLGDIKFSPYEAEKLYVASGDGTLSLQDLEGRAVQVISRALDCGHEHHNVCCWYCSVDVSASWNTVVTGDNVGNVVLLSTSGEEIWKLKLHKKKVTHVEFNSRCEWMFATASVDQTVKIWDLRNIKNKTNFLHLLPHEKPVNAAYFSPTHGAKLLSTDQHNEIRVYSSSDWTKPQHLIPHPHRQFQHLTPIKATWHPRYELIVVGRYPDPKFPGYTLNELRTVDVFDGNTGDMVCQLYDPNASGIISLNKFNPMGDTLASGMGFNILIWNQEEMAAKKHELLLKAMTNEEIEP from the exons ATGAGAAACAAGAGAGTCCTTCCCTCTCAGCTGGAGCGGCGATGCAGCATTGTTCATTATGTCTACCAGAAAATGCTGGGAGGCTCCATTCAGGCACAGCTCAGGCAG AGATTGGAGCTGGCTTTTCTGCGTTCTCTTTCCTCATACTGCCTCTTTCGAAGAGCAAGTCCCTTTGACAGGAGAGTGACATGTCTGGAATGGCACCCAACACACCCCAGTACGCTAGCTGTTGGTTCCAAGGGTGGAGACATCATCCTTTGGGACTGTGAAGTACTTGCTAAAACCTGCTTCATAAAGGGG AAAGGGCCAGGAGATTCTCTCGGAGACATCAAGTTCAGTCCTTATGAGGCAGAGAAGCTTTATGTGGCATCAGGTGATGGCACCCTAAGTCTGCAGGATCTTGAGGGCAGAGCGGTGCAGGTGATCTCtcgtgccctggactgtggccATGAGCATCATAATGTTTG TTGCTGGTACTGCAGTGTGGACGTTTCTGCAAGCTGGAATACCGTGGTGACAGGTGATAATGTGGGCAATGTGGTCCTGCTCAGCACTTCTGGTGAAGAG ATCTGGAAGCTGAAATTGCACAAGAAGAAAGTGACTCATGTAGAGTTTAACTCCCGATGTGAGTGGATGTTTGCCACAGCATCTGTGGATCAGACAGTCAAAATCTGGGACCTCAGAAAcatcaaaaacaaaacaaactttcTTCATCTGCTTCCACATGAGAAACCTGTCAATGCAG CTTACTTCAGCCCAACACATGGTGCCAAGCTTCTGAGCACAGACCAGCACAATGAAATCAGGGTTTACTCATCTTCAGACTGGACCAAGCCACAGCATCTGATTCCACATCCACATAGGCAGTTTCAGCACCTCACACCTATTAAG GCGACGTGGCATCCTCGCTATGAGCTCATAGTGGTAGGTCGCTACCCAGACCCCAAGTTCCCCGGGTACACGCTGAACGAGCTGCGCACCGTGGACGTGTTTGATGGAAACACCGGCGACATGGTTTGTCAGCTCTACGATCCAAACGCTTCGGGGATCATCTCG cTCAATAAATTTAACCCTATGGGAGACACACTGGCTTCTGGCATGG GCTTTAATATTCTGATCTGGAACCAGGAGGAGATGGCAGCCAAGAAGCATGAACTTCTCTTGAAAGCCATGACAAACGAGGAGATTGAACCATGA
- the ACP2 gene encoding lysosomal acid phosphatase isoform X2, with translation MAGGRGGAVLLLLALCLQPPPARARSLRFVTLVYRHGDRSPIKAFPRDPYQESAWPQGFGQLTQVGMRQQWELGQALRRRYRDFLSDTYRRQEIFIRSTDCDRTLMSAEANLAGLYPPGGQEMFNPNISWQPIPVHTVPESDERLLKFPLTPCPRYEQLQTETRHSAEYINKTKENWQFLEMVAKETGIRDISLESIWSVYDTLFCEQAHKMDLPGWVTPEVMTHLKELKDFGFEFLFGIHNRVEKARLQGGVLLDHIRKNLTKAANASAHQNLKLLVYSAHDTTLVALQTALDVYNKIQAPYASCHLFELYQEDDGNFSVEMFYRNESGKEPFPLTIPGCQHKCPLQRFLELTDPVVPQDWEQECKVSSSMHDTESQEETLQRKELAHSKWKDSGIMRWIRAVWTSINW, from the exons AtggcgggcgggcggggcggcgccgtcctgctgctcctggcactaTGCCTGcagccgccgcccgcccgggcCCGCAGCCTCCGCTTCGTGACGCTG GTGTACCGGCACGGAGACCGCTCGCCCATCAAGGCCTTCCCGCGGGACCCGTACCAGGAGAGCGCCTGGCCCCAGGGATTCGGGCAGCTCACGCAG GTGGGGATGCggcagcagtgggagctgggccaggcccTGCGGCGGCGCTACCGCGACTTCCTCAGCGACACGTACCGGCGGCAGGAG atCTTCATCCGCAGCACAGACTGTGATCGGACACTGATGAGTGCAGAGGCCAATCTGGCAGGCCTCTATCCCCCAGGAGGACAAGAGATGTTCAACCCGAACATCTCCTGGCAGCCTATCCCTGTGCACACAGTCCCTGAGTCTGACGAAAGG CTACTGAAGTTCCCTTTGACCCCTTGTCCACGGTATGAACAGCTACAGACTGAAACACGGCACTCAGCAGAATACATAAATAAGACCAAAGAGAATTGG CAATTCCTGGAGATGGTGGCAAAGGAGACTGGGATCCGGGATATCTCTCTCGAGAGTATATGGAGTGTGTATGACACACTGTTCTGTGAA CAAGCACATAAAATGGATTTGCCTGGATGGGTGACTCCAGAAGTCATGACTCACTTGAAGGAACTAAAAGACTTTGGTTTTGAATTTCTGTTTGGGATCCACAATCGGGTAGAAAAGGCTCGTTTGCAAGGCG GTGTCCTGCTGGATCACATAAGGAAAAATCTAACCAAAGCAGCAAATGCTTCTGCCCATCAGAACCTAAAACTACTTGTCTATTCAGCA CATGACACCACACTTGTGGCACTGCAGACGGCTCTAGATGTCTACAACAAGATCCAAGCACCATACGCCTCATGTCATTTATTTGAACTGTACCAAGAGGATGATGG TAACTTCTCCGTGGAGATGTTTTACCGGAATGAGAGTGGGAAGGAACCCTTCCCACTGACAATCCCTGGCTGTCAGCATAAATGCCCATTGCAAAGATTCTTGGAACTCACAGATCCTGTTGTGCCCCAGGACTGGGAGCAGGAATGCAAGGTATCAAGCAGCATGCATGACACAG aaTCACAGGAGGAAACATTGCAAAGAAAGGAACTTGCTCATTCAAAATGGAAAGACAGTGGAATAATGAGATGGATACGTGCAGTTTGGACTTCCATCAACTGGTAA
- the ACP2 gene encoding lysosomal acid phosphatase isoform X1, which yields MAGGRGGAVLLLLALCLQPPPARARSLRFVTLVYRHGDRSPIKAFPRDPYQESAWPQGFGQLTQVGMRQQWELGQALRRRYRDFLSDTYRRQEIFIRSTDCDRTLMSAEANLAGLYPPGGQEMFNPNISWQPIPVHTVPESDERLLKFPLTPCPRYEQLQTETRHSAEYINKTKENWQFLEMVAKETGIRDISLESIWSVYDTLFCEQAHKMDLPGWVTPEVMTHLKELKDFGFEFLFGIHNRVEKARLQGGVLLDHIRKNLTKAANASAHQNLKLLVYSAHDTTLVALQTALDVYNKIQAPYASCHLFELYQEDDGNFSVEMFYRNESGKEPFPLTIPGCQHKCPLQRFLELTDPVVPQDWEQECKVSSSMHDTELFVGLAVCGSILLLLIILLLTVLFRIQSQPPGYRHVSNEGEEQA from the exons AtggcgggcgggcggggcggcgccgtcctgctgctcctggcactaTGCCTGcagccgccgcccgcccgggcCCGCAGCCTCCGCTTCGTGACGCTG GTGTACCGGCACGGAGACCGCTCGCCCATCAAGGCCTTCCCGCGGGACCCGTACCAGGAGAGCGCCTGGCCCCAGGGATTCGGGCAGCTCACGCAG GTGGGGATGCggcagcagtgggagctgggccaggcccTGCGGCGGCGCTACCGCGACTTCCTCAGCGACACGTACCGGCGGCAGGAG atCTTCATCCGCAGCACAGACTGTGATCGGACACTGATGAGTGCAGAGGCCAATCTGGCAGGCCTCTATCCCCCAGGAGGACAAGAGATGTTCAACCCGAACATCTCCTGGCAGCCTATCCCTGTGCACACAGTCCCTGAGTCTGACGAAAGG CTACTGAAGTTCCCTTTGACCCCTTGTCCACGGTATGAACAGCTACAGACTGAAACACGGCACTCAGCAGAATACATAAATAAGACCAAAGAGAATTGG CAATTCCTGGAGATGGTGGCAAAGGAGACTGGGATCCGGGATATCTCTCTCGAGAGTATATGGAGTGTGTATGACACACTGTTCTGTGAA CAAGCACATAAAATGGATTTGCCTGGATGGGTGACTCCAGAAGTCATGACTCACTTGAAGGAACTAAAAGACTTTGGTTTTGAATTTCTGTTTGGGATCCACAATCGGGTAGAAAAGGCTCGTTTGCAAGGCG GTGTCCTGCTGGATCACATAAGGAAAAATCTAACCAAAGCAGCAAATGCTTCTGCCCATCAGAACCTAAAACTACTTGTCTATTCAGCA CATGACACCACACTTGTGGCACTGCAGACGGCTCTAGATGTCTACAACAAGATCCAAGCACCATACGCCTCATGTCATTTATTTGAACTGTACCAAGAGGATGATGG TAACTTCTCCGTGGAGATGTTTTACCGGAATGAGAGTGGGAAGGAACCCTTCCCACTGACAATCCCTGGCTGTCAGCATAAATGCCCATTGCAAAGATTCTTGGAACTCACAGATCCTGTTGTGCCCCAGGACTGGGAGCAGGAATGCAAGGTATCAAGCAGCATGCATGACACAG AACTCTTTGTGGGTTTGGCTGTGTGTGGATCCATTCTCCTTCTCCTTATTATCCTCCTCTTGACTGTACTCTTTCGCATACAGTCTCAGCCCCCTGGCTACCGGCACGTCTCCAATGAAGGAGAAGAGCAGGCCTGA